Proteins encoded within one genomic window of Novipirellula galeiformis:
- the ribH gene encoding 6,7-dimethyl-8-ribityllumazine synthase, which produces MSIELSGVDGQLPQGKIAIIASRYNESICDSLVKAAENTLLEAGYGAASIVIVRVPGAWELPLVAAQLLKQRKWLAVVTLGCVIKGETTHDEHINRAVSEALMRLSIETGSPIGFGLLTCNTVEQALQRSGGNVGNKGEEAAAAVLEMLRLEQKL; this is translated from the coding sequence ATGTCGATTGAACTTAGTGGAGTGGACGGTCAGTTGCCTCAGGGGAAAATCGCGATCATCGCGAGCCGCTACAACGAATCGATTTGCGATTCCTTAGTCAAGGCTGCTGAAAACACGCTGTTGGAGGCTGGCTATGGCGCGGCAAGCATTGTGATCGTGCGGGTCCCCGGAGCTTGGGAATTGCCGCTCGTGGCTGCACAATTGCTGAAGCAACGTAAATGGCTTGCGGTGGTAACGCTGGGGTGCGTGATCAAGGGCGAGACGACGCATGACGAGCACATCAACCGTGCCGTCAGCGAGGCATTGATGCGGTTGTCAATCGAAACAGGTTCGCCAATTGGGTTCGGTTTGTTGACCTGCAACACGGTTGAGCAAGCGCTTCAACGCAGCGGCGGCAACGTCGGCAATAAAGGCGAAGAGGCCGCTGCCGCCGTACTGGAAATGCTCCGACTCGAGCAAAAGCTTTAA